From Carassius auratus strain Wakin chromosome 33, ASM336829v1, whole genome shotgun sequence, the proteins below share one genomic window:
- the LOC113052763 gene encoding platelet glycoprotein Ib beta chain, which translates to MWCFALVLKVVLSLLGSEMTVAQLSCPEVCSCAAGVVDCSKRGLTTASLPSSFPPYTTELHLNDNHLTALPNGLLDSLPALRLAALHGNPWSCDCGILYLRGWLLKQRDNNSIRNVSCSSPAHLRGRVLAYLSEHELLESCRYWLCNLALASQISLFIFIAVQVLLLASVILFLRRFELLTQEARRTAAESFTAEDDATRSDEYAILKDRRL; encoded by the exons atGTGGTGTTTTGCGCTCGTGTTGAAGGTGGTGCTGTCATTGCTGGGCAGTGAGATGACCGTGGCTCAGCTCTCGTGTCCTGAGGTGTGCTCCTGTGCGGCCGGTGTGGTGGACTGCAGTAAACGCGGCCTCACCACGGCCAGCCTGCCCTCCTCCTTCCCTCCATACACCACCGAACTCCACCTGAACGACAACCATCTGACAGCTCTGCCCAACGGCCTGCTGGACTCACTGCCCGCCCTGCGCCTGGCCGCCCTCCACGGGAAcccatggtcatgtgactgcggcaTCCTTTATCTGAGAGGCTGGCTGCTCAAACAGAGAGACAACAACTCCATACG GAACGTCAGCTGCAGTTCTCCTGCTCACCTGCGGGGGCGCGTGCTCGCCTATCTGTCCGAGCACGAGCTGCTGGAGTCCTGTCGTTACTGGCTGTGTAACCTGGCTCTGGCCTCTCAGATCAGCCTCTTCATCTTCATCGCGGTGCAGGTGCTCCTGCTGGCCTCTGTCATCCTCTTCCTCCGGAGGTTTGAGCTGCTCACGCAGGAGGCGCGACGCACGGCCGCGGAGAGCTTCACGGCGGAGGATGACGCGACGCGCAGCGATGAATACGCGATATTAAAAGACAGGAGATTGTAG